The following are encoded in a window of Cryptococcus gattii WM276 chromosome M, complete sequence genomic DNA:
- a CDS encoding GTPase, putative (Similar to TIGR gene model, INSD accession AAW46779.1), whose protein sequence is MAEEAPVKAVQVKLVLLGEAAVGKSSLVLRFTSGDFDENTSPTIGAAFLTQKCRLENRIVKFEIWDTAGQERFHSLAPMYYRNAQAAVVVYDITKAASLEKAKAWVKELQRQANANIVIALVGNKLDLVSATPSTSVSSSSETPAEGEAEADAEAEDEEPSPAAAADDEDVRQVPTAEAEAYAKEAGLLFFEASAKAGTNVNELFTEIAKTIPFDTITAKPAGGAQQNRRDAAQDGNRVNLGEGQQAKRGGCC, encoded by the exons ATGGCTGAGGAAGCTCCTGTCAAGGCCGTTCAGGTCAAGCTTGTTTTGCTCG GCGAGGCTGCCGTTGGAAAATCATCTCTTGTTCTCCGATTTACGTCTGGTGACTTTGATGAGAATACGTCGCCTACCATCGGTGCGGCATTCTTGACACAAA AGTGCCGATTGGAGAACAGGATCGTCAAGTTTGAGATATG GGACACTGCCGGTCAAG AGCGATTCCACTCCCTTGCGCCCATGTACTACCGTAATGCTCAGGCGGCCGTTGTTGTTTACGATATTACTAAGGCT GCTTCTCTCGAAAAAGCCAAAGCTTGGGTCAAGGAACTCCAACGTCAAGCAAATGCCAACATTGTTATTGCCCTCGTCGGTAATAAACTCGATCTCGTCTCTGCCACTCCTTCTACTTCTGTATCCTCATCTTCCGAAACCCCTGCCGAAGGTGAGGCCGAGGCCGACGCTGAAgcagaggatgaggaaCCATCCCCTGCAGCTGCCGCcgacgatgaagatgtAAGGCAAGTTCCCACCGCGGAGGCTGAGGCATACGCCAAGGAGGCTGGTTTGTTGTTCTTCGAGGCGAGTGCCAAGGCCGGCACCAATGTCAATGAGTTGTTCACTGAAATCG CCAAGACAATTCCTTTCGATACTATTACTGCGAAACCCGCTGGCGGGGCCCAACAGAACAGACGAGACGCGGCACAAGATGGCAACAGAGTAAACTTGGGAGAGGGACAGCAAGCCAAGAGGGGAGGCTGCTGTTAA
- a CDS encoding Sterol metabolism-related protein, putative (Similar to TIGR gene model, INSD accession AAW46764.1), with protein MSNSWYDTLTSTPALIATALGVSVAALFVTTHNTSTSNNSTAAQLTEQVKEVAQSVHAEGSKGKMAQADDPITPAQLAKHDGSDPSKPIYVAIKGKVFDVSSRGEMYGPGKGYNVFAGKDGSRGLGMSSLDPRDAVADYSALSEGEMNTLNQWEAFFEKRVSPLSLCAFKGGSPAHIYTPPPQTTNPTSPCTANTSPTTVWATTGPLPRKRTAIPGSVQPPPAVGSAHVAAAVSNAVRRVSVSRRWSRRRVKAME; from the exons ATGTCCAACTCGTGGTACGACACACTCACATCCACCCCTGCCCTCATCGCAACCGCACTCGGCGTCTCTGTCGCTGCACTCTTCGTCACCACTCACAACACCAGCACCAGCAACAACAGCACCGCAGCTCAGCTCACGGAGCAAGTCAAGGAAGTCGCGCAGAGTGTCCACGCAGAGGGCAGCAAAGGCAAAATGGCCCAGGCT GATGACCCGATCACCCCCGCCCAACTCGCCAAGCACGACGGCTCCGACCCGTCCAAGCCGATCTACGTGGCGATCAAGGGCAAGGTATTCGACGTGTCGTCGCGCGGGGAGATGTATGGGCCGGGGAAGGGGTACAATGTGTTTGCGGGCAAGGACGGGAGCAGGGGACTCG GGATGTCGTCGCTGGACCCGAGGGACGCGGTGGCGGATTACTCGGCGCTGAGCGAGGGGGAGATGAACACGCTGAACCAGTGGGAGGCGTTCTTCGAAAAGCG TGTGTCCCCCCTTTCGCTGTGTGCCTTCAAAGGAGGGTCCCCCGCACATATATATACGCCCCCTCCACAGACCACTAACCCCACCAGCCCATGCACAGCCAATACGTCCCCAACAACGGTATGGGCTACAACGGGCCCCCTCCCCAGGAAAAGGACAGCGATCCCGGGGTCGGTGCAGCCGCCGCCTGCTGTGGGCTCGGCGCatgttgctgctgctgtcTCGAATGCTGTGCGCCGTGTCTCTGTCTCGAGGCGATGGAGTAGAAGACGGGTAAAGGCGATGGAGTAG
- a CDS encoding Hypothetical Protein (Similar to TIGR gene model, INSD accession AAW46763.1), translating into MTSFIRDLYDFFLDHDEWSAKPPPCNPRSTSRRGGVRFSNEWLQQRTKIDLFLKEHTDESLTMALKTFAKVIDTLDLYAPALKGLTDVHAYACETLESVIFDQQKAGQRGQAAAFLYGQAMAMSTLTSEAVTLAIENLGDHTASNLALCIILGVERSSPLLFESHLPELLRQVQMSAFSNHDKSVPQEALIRALKIYSPSEKASSCQMILQATHALLEASMHLCRAAAGDVRGESKEGWGEAEVGVFWTCFLIKHMPMTLRMDLAHRYPSTIRSLPIFTLLLPLSLSPSLHLSPQCQAALCLGLPVLATWDTSEFVESSEFERTVRFMSSMALIYVDRAKRLGVEAMNGLGQLASIVLDRFEPFLQDVGHIALHALSSSHAKRKTTQKAAQRLLARLLASQGPTTLDIMISYLHSPPHVLLENVHLLEMIATLLPNLAKRIIQTLMDIIDTLLEDDEKDKKDEKGGGRAKGEKGCRRESVLEALNVFPLRGEFLPTQVRTEKKRWADRGTGKPDNDLAARAQKLVLKSLDEDNGKEVVIAALQLATNPVIATSRIMHNLTFKIAQLLLADALSVLSNPAVASMLNERSCSMILLALRQSLEPNIQIVAAKLLAHLTTVHRAIVQPLAWSHIRQSLGLMDFLESVDPIKAIIEACIISNLLPALPPSLHKKYVGPVKELIMAGLRRQPCEEPHVLSLVFQGLSNLARFEDYSSAQQSHLVHDLLEMTHEIPKECQHAALNAISSLLSVPKDGLDVYELLIKVHANVGGGRGKGLDNDLKALDSKAAINREMLNYTPKITHASRISEVRDRYGALHPTTINTLLAENLLQALSTSLKATDDRSLVLEIMSCLGILQPRAIPGLIPDLPNLIMSKLKHALKSRDSARDVNSTNVSVGLLFLSSTMHMSGLWMERYWGDMAELMGECVKNGETLPVLRGLDLVLAAIKD; encoded by the exons ATGACGAGTTTTATCAGAGATCTGTACGATTTCTTCCTGGACCATGACGAGTGG AGCGCTAAACCACCTCCCTGCAATCCTCGATCAACAAGCCGCCGAG GAGGTGTACGTTTCTCCAACGAATGGCTCCAACAACGTACAAAGATCGATCTGTTCCTCAAAGAACATACCGATGAATCTCTCACCATGGCCCTCAAAACCTTTG CAAAAGTGATAGATACCCTCGATTTGTATGCACCCGCTCTCAAAGGTCTGACAGACGTACACGCATACGCATGTGAAACCCTAGAGAGTGTTATTTTCGATCAACAAAAAGCTGGTCAGAGGGGTCAGGCTGCTGCGTTCCTGTATG GGCAAGCGATGGCAATGTCGACGCTTACGTCTGAAGCGGTCACACTCGCTATCGAGAACCT AGGCGACCATACAGCATCCAACCTCGCACTCTGCATCATCCTCGGCGTCGAACGCTCTAGCCCGCTCTTGTTTGAGAGCCACCTCCCAGAATTGTTACGACAAGTCCAGATGTCTGCTTTTTCCAACCAC GACAAATCAGTCCCGCAAGAAGCTCTCATCCGCGCCCTCAAAATCTACTCCCCCTCTGAAAAAGCCTCATCCTGCCAAATGATTCTTCAAGCCACGCACGCCCTGCTTGAGGCTAGTATGCATCTATGTCGAGCGGCGGCGGGGGATGTGCGTGGGGAAAGTAAGGAGGGGTGGGGAGAAGCAGAGGTAGGCGTGTTTTGGACTTGTTTTTTGATTAAACATATGCCAATG ACACTTCGCATGGACCTCGCGCATCGATACCCATCAACCATCCGTTCCCTCCCTATATtcaccctcctcctcccgcTTTCACTTTCGCCCTCGCTTCACTTATCCCCACAATGTCAGGCAGCGCTGTGTTTGGGTTTACCAGTGTTGGCGACGTGGGATACGTCCGAGTTTGTGGAATCGTCCGAGTTTGAGAGGACGGTCAGGTTCATGTCGTCAATGGCTCTTATATATGTGGACCGGGCCAAACG GTTGGGGGTGGAAGCGATGAACGGTCTAGGCCAGCTAGCCAGCATCGTCCTCGACCGCTTCGAGCCATTCTTACAAGACGTCGGTCATATAGCACTTCATGCGCTATCATCATCCCATGCCAAACGCAAGACGACGCAAAAGGCAGCCCAGCGTCTCCTCGCGCGCCTCCTCGCCTCCCAAGGCCCGACGACGCTCGATATCATGATATCGTACCTCCATTCCCCACCCCACGTCCTGCTTGAAAATGTACACCTGTTGGAAATGATTGCCACGCTTTTACCGAATTTGGCGAAAAGAATTATACAGACACTAATGGATATTATTGATACCCTgcttgaagatgatgaaaagGATAAGAAAGATGAAAAAGGTGGGGGTCGGGCAAAAGGGGAGAAGGGGTGTAGGAGGGAGAGTGTGCTCGAAGCTTTGAATGTCTTTCCTCTACGTGGTGAGTTCTTACCAACCCAAGTGCGTacagaaaaaaaaagatgGGCTGACCGTGGAACGGGAAAACCAGATAATGATCTGGCGGCAAGAGCGCAAAAGCTCGTCTTGAAAAGTCTGGATGAAGATAACGGGAAAGAAGTAGTTATTGCGGCTTTGCAACTGGCTACCAACCCCGTCATCGCCACATCTCGTATCATGCACAATCTGACGTTTAAAATTGCCCAACTCCTTCTCGCCGATG CGCTCTCCGTCCTGTCCAACCCTGCAGTCGCGAGCATGCTCAACGAAAGATCCTGTTCCATGATCCTCCTCGCTCTCCGTCAATCCCTCGAACCGAATATCCAAATCGTTGCCGCCAAATTACTCGCCCACCTCACAACAGTCCATCGGGCAATCGTCCAGCCTTTGGCTTGGAGTCATATCAGGCAGAGTTTGGGATTAATGGATTTCTTGGAAAGTGTTGATCCGATAAAGGCAATTATCGAAGCTTGTATAATAAGTAACCTCTT ACCCGCCCTCCCACCAAGCTTGCATAAAAAGTACGTCGGCCCAGTAAAAGAACTTATCATGGCCGGTCTTCGTCGTCAGCCTTGCGAAGAACCGCATGTCCTCTCTCTCGTATTTCAGGGCCTCTCCAACCTCGCTCGCTTTGAAGATTATTCATCCGCACAGCAGTCCCACCTCGTCCATGATCTCCTAGAGATGACACACGAGATACCCAAAGAATGCCAACATGCAGCTTTAAATGCGATCTCAAGCTTGTTGAGTGTGCCGAAAGACGGGTTGGATGTCTATGAGCTGTTGATCAAGGTGCATGCGAACGTTGGtgggggaagaggaaagggGTTGGATAATGATTTAAAGGCGTTG GATTCAAAAGCTGCAATCAATCGTGAAATGCTGAATTATACACCCAAAATCACCCACGCCTCCCGCATTTCCGAGGTTCGGGACCGTTACGGAGCTTTGCATCCTACAACCATCAACACCCTCCTCGCTGAAAACCTCCTTCAGGCACTTTCAACGTCGCTCAAAGCAACAGACGACCGATCACTCGTGCTTGAGATAATGTCCTGCCTCGGTATTCTGCAACCCCGTGCGATACCTGGTTTGATtcctgatcttcccaaTCTTATCATGAGCAAGCTGAAACATGCTCTCAAGTCGAGAGACAGCGCGAGAGATGTCAATTCCACCAATGTAAGCGTGGGGCTATTGTTTTTGAGCAGTACGATGCACATGAGCGGGTTATGGATGGAGAGGTATTGGGGAGATATGGCAGAGCTAATGGGAGAGTGTGTCAAGAATGGAGAAACATTGCCGGTACTGAGAGGACTGGATCTTGTTTTGGCAGCGATCAAGGATTAA
- a CDS encoding Hypothetical protein (Similar to TIGR gene model, INSD accession AAW46778.1; CNM01200) translates to MATDFKTLFNLVIVLGLGVGVNGLIHYPPAKTSNTQLDQVLNGSGAPGIYSTSTTPDSRYGEYNCQKQEYKVPSKEYELEYVEVIQRHHKRTPYASNTFFKEDISVRPYHYAKDGNGLNTAPVYWQAQTNTENPFEYTVGPGFVNSTCQFPSITSQGLDDAYIHGKDLRGVYHDKLKFLPNKGEKDKYKFRVTNNVITSQTLSGLVKGLFPGGQEYDAWIQSDSWDSLEPSISCALKNTVASAITDISSEWGVHLDSSLELRKRFFNVSGIEWDNDAGWSTSWDHPYDNLSAKQCHGKPLPCSLNDTAICTTQEDADAIYRLGNYEYAYNALTMGAWFRELQGHMNGKIDGSNNVKYFHNFAHDGSVSPVLGVLQIDQPLETSTPLGTLDMIPWDEFEQYLNETIPEDIVGMCAQV, encoded by the exons ATGGCAACAGATTTCAAGACCTTGTTTAACCTCGTGATCGTGCTTGGGCTCGGGGTAGGAGTGAACGGCCTGATACACTATCCTCCAG CAAAAACGTCGAATACCCAGCTCGATCAAGTTTTGAACGGTAGCGGTGCGCCCGGGATATACAGTACCTCTACCACGCCAGATTCAAGGTATGGAGAGTACAATTGTCA AAAGCAAGAGTACAAAGTACCTTCCAAAGAGTATGAACTTGAGTACGTCGAAGTTATCCAGCGTCATCACAAG AGAACGCCTTATGCTTCAAACACCTTTTTCAAAGAAGATATCTCTGTAA GACCTTATCACTATGCAAAAGACGGCAATGGTCTGAATACCGCCCCAGTTTACTGGCAGGCCCAA ACGAACACAGAAAACCCATTCGAATACACTGTCGGCCCAGGTTTCGTAAACTCTACTTGCCAATTCCCATCCATCACTTCTCAAGGTCTTGATGATGCTTATATCCACGGGAAAGATCTTCGTGGTGTCTATCATGACAAGCTCAAGTTTTTACCCAACAAGGGGGAAAAGGACAAGTATAAATTTAGGGTCACGAATAATGTGATTACCAGTCAGACGCTTAGCGGGTTGGTAAAAGGTTTGTTCCCTGGAGGACAAGAGTATGATGCTTGGATCCAGAGCGATAGTTGGGATTCTCTAGAGCCCTCCATCT CGTGCGCTCTTAAAAATACAGTGGCTTCTGCCATCACCGACATTTCTAGCGAATGGGGTGTCCACCTTGACAGTTCTCTTGAGCTTCGGAAAAGGTTTTTCAACGTCTCGGGTATTGAATGGGATAATGACGCGGGTTGGAGTACGAGTTGGGATCA TCCGTACGACAATCTCTCTGCAAAGCAATGTCACGGTAAACCCCTCCCATGTTCGTTGAACGATACTGCGATCTGTACCACGCAAGAGGACGCGGATGCGATCTACAGGCTTGGGAACTATGAATACGCTTACAA CGCTTTAACAATGGGCGCGTGGTTCCGTGAGCTTCAAGGTCATATGAATGGCAAGATTGATGGTTCCAACAATGTCAAGTATTTCCACAA TTTTGCCCATGATGGGTCTGTCTCTCCTGTTCTCGGTGTACTCCAGATCGACCAA CCACTCGAAACGTCGACGCCACTCGGTACACTCGACATGATTCCTTGGGACGAATTTGAACAGTACTTGAATGAGACTATCCCTGAGGATATAGTTGGGATGTGTGCTCAGGTCTAG